The following is a genomic window from Candidatus Roizmanbacteria bacterium CG_4_9_14_0_2_um_filter_38_17.
ATTAATCAAGAGATTAATCTAACGGCGAAAGACTTATTAAAAAGGAGAGCCATTATTAAATGTACTCCTGATCAGACTTTAGCTCAAGCACTCGCTGCGTTAAACCGTACTCACGATGCCGCATTTATTTTTGATTCCAATGATAAATATCTAGGGGTTATTAACCCGTACATATCTGTGTTTAAATCTAGGCACCCGGGAGATACTAAGATAGCTAACATATTGTTTAAGCCGCCTCAGTTAACTCTTGATTCTTATGTATGGGATGTGGCTAAGTTAATGATGGATTTAAAGATCTATTTTTTACCTGTGTTTGCAGAAAATGGAGATTTTGCAGGAGTGGTATCGGTAAACCGTTTATTTGATGCACTTGCCAAGCGGGACGATATTGTAAAGCAGATAAATCTCGATACTAAAAGTGAGGTGCGTACTATTAAGGAAGATGCAAATTTAGACTATACATACAACTTAATGCGTGACGCGCGAGTATCGCGTCTGCCAGTAGTTGACGTACGTGGGCGTCTGGTTGGAATTGTCACGCGCTTTGATATTCAGGCTGTATTTTCTGAGCCTATGAAGAATAGAAGTTGGGCTCCGCGTATAGGAGAAAAATCAAGCTACCTTAGTCAGCCACTTAGAAATTATTACCATAAAATGGTTGTAACAGCTCCAGTTTCTGCAACAGCGTTGCAGATAATTTCGTTAATATTGGATAAACAAGTAGGGAGCGTGGTTATTATAGATAAAAATCGCGTGCCAGTTGGTATAGTATCTATTTATGACCTTTTAAGAGCTGTGGGAAAACTTCGCCCACAGGTTGAAGGAGATATGAATGTTAAGGTTGCAGATGACTTTGCGAATAAGGCCCAGCTGGAGGAAATACTAGATAAATTTTATTCCAAAATGGATCGCTTTAACCCAGTACGAAAGATTAGATTTGTACTAGACACAAAGCGGAATGCAGCTGGAGTGCCTAGTAGATATAGTACTCACATGATGCTGACCTTGCGCAGTGGGAGACAGTACATTGCAAAGGTTATGGATTATGATTGGAAGAAGGCAGTGAGAAAGACTGTAGACAAACTACGTAAACAACTTACCGCATGAGCAAGCCTATTGTTTTAGATCTGGAGACAAAACATTCATTTCGTGAAGTTGATAATGACTTAACTAAGCTAGGTGTAACGTGTGTCGGTATATATAACTATGCCGATGATAGTTACCGCGCATATATGGAAAGTGAGATACCCAAAGCGTTAAAGGTGATTGAGGCGGCGAATTTTACGGTTGGATTTAATATTGATCACTTTGATTTTCCTGTATTAAACCCATACTATACGGCTGATCTGGGTAAGCTTCCCACCATAGATTTACTTACCGAATTTAAGAATAGCTTTGGCAAGCGGGCATCTTTAGATTCCATTGCAATGGCAACTTTAGGAACTGGTAAGACTGGGCACGGATTACAGGCTATAGAGTTTTATAGGGAAGGAAAGTTAGAAGAGCTCAAGCGCTACTGTCTAGATGATGTTAAAATCACCAAGGATTTGTATGATTATGGCATCACTCATAGTGAAGTCTTTATTAGCAATTGGCAAGGTAAGCTTTCAGTTA
Proteins encoded in this region:
- a CDS encoding helicase; this encodes MSKPIVLDLETKHSFREVDNDLTKLGVTCVGIYNYADDSYRAYMESEIPKALKVIEAANFTVGFNIDHFDFPVLNPYYTADLGKLPTIDLLTEFKNSFGKRASLDSIAMATLGTGKTGHGLQAIEFYREGKLEELKRYCLDDVKITKDLYDYGITHSEVFISNWQGKLSVKVDWGKKQVSPQVNLTLGI